The DNA window CCCCGCCTCGCCGATCACATACGCGGTGCCGCGCGGCCGCTGCCCGTCCAGGAACTTCGCGGTGGCCAGCGCCGACGTCCAGATCGACTCCTCCGGCACCTCCAGCCCGATCCCGGCGAGCCGGGCGGCGAGGTCACGCGGGGTGTAGATGGAGTTGTTGGTGAGGACCAGGAACGGCTTGCCCGACTCCCGCAACCGCCGGATGAACTCCTCTGCGCCCGGGATGGGAGTCCCCTCGTGAACGAGGACCCCGTCCATGTCGGTCAGCCACGACTCTATGAGCCTGCGTTCTGCCACGTGCATATCCCCAATACTTCGGCTCTGCCCCGACGGTCACAGCGTAATCGCCACCCCAAGATCGGCGCCGGGCCCACCCGACCTTGTACGTGTGCACCACCATTGCTTTAGTAGGGCCCATGCCCGCAACCGTCCGCGTGGGCCTGGTCGGCTTCGGCCTCGCCGGCTCCGCCTTCCACGCCCCGCTGATCGCCACCACGCCCGGGATGCGCCTGGACGCCGTGGTGACCGCCAGCCCCGAGCGCCGTGCGCAGCTGCACCGCGAGCACCCCGGCGCCCGCGCCGTCGACACCCCCGAGCAGCTGCTCGCCACCCCCCTCGACCTGGTCGTCATCGCCTCCCCCAACCGCACCCATGTCCCGCTCGCCCGCGCCGCCCTCGACGCCGGCCGCCCGGTCGTGGTCGACAAGCCGCTCGCCGCGACCGCCGCCGAGGCCACAGCCCTCACCGACCTCGCCGAGCAGCGCGGACTCCTGCTCACCGTCTTCCAGAACCGCCGCTGGGACAATGACTTCCTCACCGCCCGCCGCCTGATCTCCACCGGCGCCCTGGGCACCGTCCACCGCTTCGAGTCCCGCTTCGAACGCTGGCGCCCCCAGATCAAAACCGGTTGGCGCGAGCTGCCGGACCCGGCCGAGGTCGGCGGCACCATGTACGACCTCGGCAGCCACCTGGTCGACCAGGCCCTCACCCTCTTCGGCCCTGCCGCCACCGTCTACGCCGAGATCGACACGGTCCGCCCCGGCGCGGCCGTCGACGACGACTCCTTCATCGCCCTCACCCACACCTCGGGTGTCCGCTCACACCTCTGGATGAGCGCCACCGCCGCCCTGCTCGGCCCCCGGCTGCGGGTCCTCGGCGACCGCGCCGGCTATGTCAAGCACGGCCTCGACCCCCAGGAGGCCGACCTCCGGGCCGGCCGCCGCCCCGGCGACGGCTCCCCCTGGGGCGTCGAACCCGAGACCGCGTACGGCACCCTGGGCACCACCGACTCCGCCCACCCCGTCCCCACCGAGCCCGGCGACTACCCCGCCTTCTACCGGGGCGTCGCCGCCGCCCTCCGCGACGGCACCCCGCCCCCGGTCGACCCCCGCGACGCGGTCGCCGCCCTCGCCGTCCTGGAGGCCGCCCGCCGCTCCTCGGCCACCCGCACCACCGTCGACATCCCCCGGGCATGACATTCGTCATGCCCGGTTCGCCACCATTCTCACTGGCACCCCTCCCCCGCCCTCCGGCAGGCTGATACCTCCCGCCCCACCACCGGAGGAGAACCCCCATGCGGCGGATCAGCGACTGGTGCCGCCGCTGGAAGGCGCGCGAGTGGTGGTTCAGCGTCTTCTGGCTCTGGGGCCTCGCCCCCGGCCTCAGCGCCCTCCCCCAGCACCACTCCGCCCCCACCATCGCCCTCGCCGCCGCCGGCGCCGCCGTCTTCTCCGCCGCCTTCGTCGTCACCGTCGCCAACGGCACCCGCCACAGCAACCCCCGGCTCAGGTTGGCCTGCTACACGGTCACCGCGACCCTGGCCATCGTCTACCCCCTGCTGCTCGGGCCGTCCTGGCTGGCGATGTTCATCTACGCCGCCATCTGCAACGCCAACGCCTTCCCGATGCGCCGCGCGGCGACCACCGCCGTCCCCCTGGTCGCCGCCCAGTGGGCCGTCGCCGTGGCCACCGGCTCCCCCTTCGCCGACTACTGGCCGTGGCTCGCCTCCACCGCCGTCAGCGCCTCCTTCTCCATCCTCGGCGTGGAACGCTCCCGCACCAAGGCCCGGCTGCGCCAGGGCGAGGAGGCCATGGCCCAGCTCGCCGTCAACGAGGAACGCCTCCGCTTCGGCCGCGACCTCCACGACCTCCTCGGCCACTCACTCTCCCTGCTCTCCCTCAAGGCCCAGCTCGCCGAGCGCATGGTGCACACCGACCCCGACGCCTGCGCCAAGCAGATCGCCGAAATGCGCGAGATCACCTCCACCGCCCTCGCCGAGGTCCGCGAGTCCGTCACCGGCTACCGCCGCCCCACCCTCGCCACCGAACTCGCCCGCGCCCACACCACCCTCACCACCGCCGGCATCCACCCCGAGATCGACCCCGGCCTCGAACCCCACGCCAAGACCCTCGCCCCCGCCCGCGAAGCCGCCCTCGCCTGGGCCCTGCGCGAATCGGTCACCAATGTCGTCCGCCACAGCAGCACCGCCCGCACCTGCCACATCAGCCTCACCCGCAGCGACGACGGCTACACCCTCACCGTCCAGAACGACGGCCCCACCACCCCCACCGCCGCCCCCACCTTCGGCAACGGCCTCTCCGGCCTCCGCGAACGCCTCGCCCTGGAAGACGGCCACCTCGACGCCGCCCCCACCCCCCACGGCTTCCGCGTCCGCGCCCACCTCCCCCACCCCCCACGCCCAGAGGGCGACGGACGAGTAACAGCGGGGGGCCAGAGCACAGACGGACAGGCAGCAGTAGGAGCCAGGCGCAGACCCCCCACGGGCAGAGGGTGACGGACGACTAGCAGTGGGGGCCAAGACCCCAGACGCCCACAGCCAGAGGGCGGCGGACGGGTGGCAGTGGGGGCCAGGACGCAGACCCCCCACGGCCGGAGGGCGGCGGACAGGGAGCAGTAGGGGGCCCAGGTCCACAGACCCCCCACGGCCGGAGGGTGAGGGACAGATAGCAGTGCGAGACCCCCACCAGCCGGAAGGTGGCGGACGGGTAAGGGGTGGGACACCCGGCCCGAGAGCCTGACCGACCCACTCACATCAGCCAGGCACGAACAGACCTTCCCCCCACCGGGCGGAGGGTGGCGGACGGGGAGGGGTGGGGGGTCCCGGGCACTCAGGAGGATGCCGCCGGTTCCCCCGAAGCGAGGAACGAGCGCAGGGGGACACCGGCGAGCACCGGACGCCCGGGACCCCCCACCCCGGACCGGCCGACACCCGCACCAGCCCACACAACCCCAACCACAACCCCGCACCCCGTACACTCGTCCCGAGAACACCCCCAGGAGGCCCCATGCAGCTGATCACAGCCGCCCTCGGCCTGACCTGGAACGCCCTGGGCCAGCTCCTGCTCGCCCCCACCGGCCTCACCGCCCTCGCCGCAGCCGCCACCCTGGCCCTGCTGGCCGGCCTGATCTCGGGCACCCTGGCCACCGCCCGCCTGCTGGGCGCCTCCGCCCCGCACGCCGTACGCGACCGCGCCCTGCGCCGCCGCGCCTGGCGGACCGCCTTCCTCCCCCAGCGCGACCCCGACGCCCGGGGCAGGTCACGCCCCCGAGCACCCTCCACCGCGGCCCCGACGGCCGCCTAGCACCCGCGCCCCGCTCCCGCACCGCGGCCGTCCTCCGCCGACACCCGTCGTCACCCGACGAGACCCCCGGAGGGCTCCCCCAGCATGTCCATATTCAGCATTCTCGACCCCGCCGTCGGCCTGGCCCACAACGCCGTCGCCGGCCTCGCCCACGCCGTCCCCACCGCCGCCGCCATCGTCATTTTCACGGTCTGCGTACGGCTGCTGCTGCACCCCCTGGCCCGCGCCGCCGCCCGTGGCGAGAAGTCCCGCGCCCGGCTCGCACCCCAGATCACCGAGATCCGCCGCCGCCACGGCCGCGACCCGGAACGCCTCCAGCAGGCCCTCGCCGAGCTCTACCGCAAGGAGAACGCCTCCCCGCTGGCCGGCTGCCTCCCAATGGTGCTGCAACTGCCCTTCTTCTCCGTGATGTACCGGCTCTTCACCCACCCCACCGCCGCCGGCGCACCCGACGACCTGCTGCACCACACCCTGTTCGGCGTCCCCCTGGGCAGCCATGTGACCGCCGCCCACGGCCCGCAGCAGCTCCTCGTCTTCCTGACCCTCTACGCCGCCCTGGCCGCCGTCGCCGCCGTCAGCTTCCGCCGCGCCCGCCGCACCGCCAAGACCGCACCCACCCCCACCCCCGCCACCCCCCACGCCACCCCCCACGACCCCACCGCCCAGGTCGCCGCCCTCGCCCCCTACCTCTCCTTCGGCACCGTCCTCTTCGCCGCCCTGGTCCCCCTGGCCGCCGGTCTCTACCTGCTCACCACCACAGCCTGGACGGTCACCGAACGCGCCCTACTCCACCGCGCCACCCACCACCCCCACCCCTCCCCCGCCACCACCCCCGCTGCCACCACCCCCGCCGCCACCACCCCCGCCGCCACCACCACCACCTGAGCCAACAGGGACGGAGGGGGCGGCGGCAGGCAACAGCGGCCTACCGCCCGCCGCCCCCTACCCAACCGGCCAGATACGCGTCGATCTCCCCCACCAGCCGCGCCTTCGCCCCGGCATCCATGAACGACGCCTCCACCGCGTTCCTCGCCAGCCCCGCGACCCCCGCCTCATCCAGCCCCAGCAGCCGCGCCGCCACCCCGTACTCGGTGTTGAGGTCGGTCCCGAACATCGGCGGGTCGTCGCTGTTCACCGTCACCAGCAGCCCGGCGTCCACCATCTGCCGAATCGGGTGGTCCTCGATCCGCTCCACCGCCCGCGTCGCGAGGTTGGACGTCGGGCAGACCTCCAGCGGAATCCGGTGCTCCCCCAGGTAGTCGACCAGCCGGGGGTCCCGCACCGCCTGCGTACCGTGCCCGATCCGCTCCGCGCCCAGCTCCCGCAGGGCGTCCCACACGGTCTGCGGCCCGGTGGTCTCCCCGGCGTGCGGCACGCTGTGCAGACCGGCCGCCCGCGCCCGGTCGAAGTACGGCTTGAACTGCGGCCTCGGCACCCCGATCTCGGGGCCGCCCAGACCGAAGCTGACCAGCCCCTCCGGCGCCAGGTCCAGGGCCAGCCGCGCCGTCTCCTCCGCCGATTCGAGCCCCGCCTCGCCCGGGATGTCGAAGCACCAGCGCAGCACCACCCCCAGCTCCGCCTCCGCCGACTTCCGGGCGTCCTCGATCGCCTCCATGAAGGCGACGTCCGGAATGCCCCGGCGCACCGAGCTGTACGGGGTCACCGTCAGCTCCGCGTACCGGATGTTCTGCCGCGCCATGTCCTCGGCGACCCCGTAGGTCAGCGCCCGGACGTCGTCCGCGTCCCGGATGAGGTCCACCACCGACAGATAGAGCTCGATGAAGTGCGCGAAGTCACGGAAGGTGAAGTACTCCGCCAGCAGCTCCGGGTCGGTGGGCACCCGGCTGGTCCCCTCGTGGCGTGCGGCCAGCTCGGCCACCACCCGAGGCGAGGCCGACCCCACGTGGTGCACATGGAGCTCCGCCTTCGGCATCCCCGCGATGAACGCGTCCACCTCTGTCCCCTCTTCCTCTCGAATCTTCCTCTCGAACGACCCGGGCATCGTCGCACGGTTCACCCGCCCACCAGCACCGAGACCGTGTGGATCAGCAGCCCCGCCAGCGCCCCCACCACCGTGCCGTTGATCCGGATGAACTGGAGGTCACGCCCGACATTGGCCTCGATCTTCCGGGATGCCTCCACCGCGTCCCACCCGGCGACCGTGTCCGAGATCAGGGAGGTGATCTCGTCCCGGTAGGTCGCCACCACATACCCGGCGGCGTCCTCCAGCCAGCCGTCGACCTTGCCCTGCAGGCGCGCATCCGAGGCCAGCCGCTCGCCGAACGACCGCACCCCGTCCCGGATCCGCCGCCGCAGTTCGCTGTCCTCGTCCTCCGCCGCGTCCAGTACCAGCGACCGCACCGCGCTCCAGGACGACGCGATCAGCTCCTGCACCTCCGGCCGGGCCAGCAGTTGCGTCTTGGCCCGCTCCACCCGCCCGATGGTCTCCGGGTCGGTCCGCAGCTCCTGGGCGAAATCCGTGAGGAAGCTGTCCACCGCGCCTCGCGCCGGGTGGTGCGGGTCGTCCCGCACCTCGCCCGCGAACCGCAGCAGTTCCTTGTGGACCCGCACGCCCACCTGGTGGTCGATGAACTTCGGCGTCCACCCCGGGGACTCCTCAGCGATCCGCTGCACCACCTCCTCGCGGTGCTCCACCAGCCAGTCGTGCAGCCGCCGCGCGACCAGGTCGACCATGCCCTGGTGGCCGCCGTCGGCCACCACCCGGCCGAGCATCCGGCCCATCGGCTGGGCGACCTGCTGGGCCGCCACCCGCCGGGTGACCGCCTCGCCCACCACGGCCTGCACGTCCTCGTCGCGGAGCACCGCGAGGACGCCCCGCAGCGCCGCCGACGCCTCGGTGGTCACCCGTTCCGCACTGCCGGGCGCGGCCAGCCACTGCCCGGCCCGCCGGCCGATCCGCAGCGCCCGCAGCCGTTCCCGGACCACCTGCGCCGCCAGGAAGTTCTCCCCCACGAACTCTCCGAGGCTCCGCCCGAAGACGTCCTTCTTGGTCGGGATGATCGCGGTGTGCGGGATCGGCAGCCCGAACGGCCTGCGGAAGAGCGCGGTCACCGCGAACCAGTCGGCCAGCGCACCCACCATGCCGGCCTCGGCCGCCGTCTCCACATAGCCCGCCCAGGCCCCGGCGCCCGCGGCCTCGGCCCAGCGGGCGAGCGCGTACACGGCGGTGGCCAGCAGCAGCAGCCCCGTAGCGAGGGCCTTCATCCGCCGTACCCCGCGCCGTTTCACCTCGTCGGCCGCCGTGAACCGCACCGCTCCGGTCGCCACCCCGGTCGGCGTCACCTCAGCCGACCTGTCACCCTCAGCGTTCACGCCATCCACTCTTCCCGCAGCTGCCACGACCCCCAGCCTGCCGGAAGAGACCCACCGATTGCTGCCCCACCCCTCTACATCGCATGCCGCAGTTCACCGGGCGGTGCCCCGCCACCGCCCGTGCCTCCGCCCCCGTTACAGCCCAATTCCCTTCTCCCCTTTGCGGATCAGCGGACGCGATCCCCCCGCCGCGCTCGGAAGAGAATGATCCGAATTACCGTCAGAAAAACCGCGTCCGCCGGACTCCGCACGCCCCCCGTGGCGAACTACACGTCGAGGATTCCCTCGATGCGCTTGAGTTCATGCCGGGCAAGCGCCAGATTGCCACGCACACGGTCGAGCGCGAGGTAGAGGAAAAGCGACCCATGGCTGCGCGCCAGTGGACGGATGAGGTGGTACTGCGAGCCGAGGGTGATGAGGATGTCCTCGACGGAGTCGTTCATGGCGAGCGTGGTCAACGTGCGGACCTTCGCTCTGACCACCTCGGTATTCCCGGCGGCGGCGACTTCCAGGTCCAGATCCTTGTCACCGCCGAGCGATCCGAGCGACATACCGCTCTCGTAGTCGACGAGCGCCACACCGATCGCTCCGTTGACAGCCATCGCTTCCTTGAGCGCGGTCTCAATGTTCATGGTGCTTCCTTCTCCTGGCGTCCCTCGGGGATTCCTGCGTGTGAGACCAAAGCGGTCACGAAACGTCACCTTCAGCCACTGTTGCGCAAGATGGGGGTTAAAGTACTCTGCCGAGTGTCACAAAGTGAAGGGGTACAGGTGCAGACGCTCGAAGCATCGCTCTCCGAAATCCTCGGCTCTCCCGGAGTGATCGGTGCCGCCCTGGTGGACGCCGTCACCGGCCTCACCTACTGCACGGTCGGAGACCGTGCCGCTGTCGGGGACGGCACCGAACTTGCCGAACTGGCGAACCTGATCGCCGACTCATTCAACGAGGCAGGTGTCACAGGGGAGTTGGAGAGCGTGGTGGTGACCAGTCAACGCCACTGCCATATCACCCATATGGTGCCCAGGCAGGGGGACGCCCTCCTGCTGACCGCTGCGGTGGACCGCGAGCGGACCAATCTGGCCCTGGCCCTGCGGCAGCTGGCCGACCACACCAGAACCGTGCTGAGATGACCGGCCCCACCGCATCGCAGACCCCGCGCAACGTCCCGACGCTGCTCGCCAGGCTGCGGGAGCAGCAGTTCAGCGGAACCGTCACGATATCCGGCACCCCCGGTGGAACCCTCCATCTGCGGGACGGGCTGGTCGGCGCGGTCGAGACTCCCGGGGCGCCGTCCGCCGAGACGGTGCTGCTGAGGTCACGGCGGATCAGCGAGGTGGACTGGACGGCAGCCCGCACCACCGGCCGGGCCGGCGGCGGTCTGGCCGCCGCGCTGGTGGCCGGCGGATCCATCGGCGCCGCCGACCTCGAAGTCCTCTGTACGGCGGCCGTGTTCGACGGCGTCTTCGCGATGGCGCTGAGCCCGTCCGGCAGTTGGCAGGTGGACGACTCGGCCGTACCCGCGGAACTGGTCGCGCATCCCGGGATCGAGCCACAGCAGCTCACCCGTGAGGCATCCCGGCGGGTGGCCCTGCTCTCCCGGCTCTGGGGGCCACCCCGTGAACTCGCCGGTGTCAGAGTCCGGCCCACGTCCCGCGCCGAGTCCCCCACCGTGCCGCTGGCGCCGCGCTACCGGGACATCCTGCTCAGCGCCAACGGCCGACGCATACCGCGCGACATCGCCTTCGCCCTCGGCCGCGGCGTGTTCCCCGTGATGCTCGACCTGGTCCGGATGAGCGCCCGGCACCTCGTCCAGTTGGAGATCCCGGGCACCGCCACCACGGTGCCGAGCGTGGCGCCCCGCACGGCCGGCACCGGTGAACCGCCCAGCGCCGCCGCGTCGCCGCTGCCGCGCCGCATGCCCGGCGTCCGCCTCCCGAGCCCGGCGCCCAGCGAGGCGGCCAGGCTCTCGACGGCAGCCGGGGCGGACCCGGCCGCCTCCCCGCCTTTCGGGGCGCGGGACGGGGAAGACGGAGAAGACGCCGGGTGAGCGCGCATCGACGCCGGTCGGCGGCCGCAGGCCGCCGGGCCGCGGCTGCCCCACAGCTTCCGGCAGCCCCGCTCCCCGGCCCTCCGCTCCCCCTCCCCGGCATCCCGCTCCCGAACCGGCGACTCCCGACTGTGGGACTCCCCACCCCGGACTCGGGGCCAGGGCCTGACGCCGCGCTGCCGCAGCGGGTACCGTCCCCTTCCCAGGAACCGGGCTGGGCGGTCACCACGGCCGTGCGACCGGACACCGAGACCCTGCAACGGGTCCGCGACGCCCTCAGCGCCCTCCGCTGACCCCACCCTCACCCCACCCCCCGCCCCTCCCTCACCACCCCCTCACCCCGCCCCTCCCCTCACCGACCTCTTCTTCACCGGCCCTTCCGTCCCCCCGGACCCGCCGTACCACTCGCACCAAGGAGAGCGCACCATGAGCAGCCAGGCACCGTCCGAAGCGCTCGTCGATGAGCTGACGTCGCTGCGCGAGCGCGTCATGGGTATCGCCGAGAGCCTCATCTCGACAGCCGACGGTCTCCTGGTGACCGGCGACACCGCCACCGTCCAGCCGGAGTCCGTGGCGGCACTCTCCGCCGCCGCCCTGGCGCTCGGCCGGCGTACGGCTGCGGAGGTCGGCTTCGGCGGCCTGCGCGATGTGGTCAGCCGGTGCAACCGGGGCTATGTGGTGGTCCTGGCGATCGGCGACCACGCCCTGCTGGTGGTCCTGGGCGACGAGGGCCTGGACATCGCCGCCCTGCACCGCGAGTGCCCGACCACGATCGACCGCCTGGACAAGCTCCTCACCGCGAACGCGGCGTAGCAGCAGACCCCACCCCGAGGAGCGGGGCGCCCGCTATGCCCTCCACAGCGCCCCGCTCCTCCCCCAACCCCCCGGCTCAGCCGACCGACGCCCGGGGCTGCTCCGCATCCGGCTCCGTGGCGAGCTCTCCCGCGTACACCCGGGCGATCACGTCCTCGATGGCCGGTTCCCGGACCGACAGGTCCACCAGCGGATACCGGTCGGCGACCGCCGCCACCACCGGCGCGGCACTGCGCGCCGCCGGGAAGGCCAGCCACTGCCGGGGTCCGTCGACCCGGACCACCCGGGCGCCCTCCACCACGATCGGCGGGCAGGGCTCGGCCAGGTCCACCACCAGCGTCCGCTCGCTCTCGCCGACCGCGTGCAGCCCCTCCAGCCCGCCGTCGTAGACCACCCGGCCGTGGTCGATGACCATCACCCGGGAGCAGAGCTGCTCGATGTCGGTGAGGTCGTGCGTGGTGAGCAGCACGGTGGTGCCCCGTTCGGTGTTGACCTCGCGCAGGAACTCCCGCACCCGGTTGCGGCTGACCACGTCCAGCCCGATCGTCGGCTCGTCCAGGTAGAGCACCTGCGGGTCGTGCAGCAGGGCGGCGGCGAGGTCGCCGCGCATCCGCTGCCCCAGCGAG is part of the Peterkaempfera bronchialis genome and encodes:
- a CDS encoding ABC transporter ATP-binding protein; the encoded protein is MALIEVENVSRTFTVRTRKGRLRREKREVRAVDGLTFAVQAGECVGYIGPNGAGKSTTVKMLTGILVPSGGRLRVAGVDPSRDRVRLAHRIGVVFGQRTTLWWDLPLRDSYELARRIYRVPPDRYRKNLDRCLDLLDLGPLLDTPVRQLSLGQRMRGDLAAALLHDPQVLYLDEPTIGLDVVSRNRVREFLREVNTERGTTVLLTTHDLTDIEQLCSRVMVIDHGRVVYDGGLEGLHAVGESERTLVVDLAEPCPPIVVEGARVVRVDGPRQWLAFPAARSAAPVVAAVADRYPLVDLSVREPAIEDVIARVYAGELATEPDAEQPRASVG
- a CDS encoding sensor histidine kinase, whose protein sequence is MRRISDWCRRWKAREWWFSVFWLWGLAPGLSALPQHHSAPTIALAAAGAAVFSAAFVVTVANGTRHSNPRLRLACYTVTATLAIVYPLLLGPSWLAMFIYAAICNANAFPMRRAATTAVPLVAAQWAVAVATGSPFADYWPWLASTAVSASFSILGVERSRTKARLRQGEEAMAQLAVNEERLRFGRDLHDLLGHSLSLLSLKAQLAERMVHTDPDACAKQIAEMREITSTALAEVRESVTGYRRPTLATELARAHTTLTTAGIHPEIDPGLEPHAKTLAPAREAALAWALRESVTNVVRHSSTARTCHISLTRSDDGYTLTVQNDGPTTPTAAPTFGNGLSGLRERLALEDGHLDAAPTPHGFRVRAHLPHPPRPEGDGRVTAGGQSTDGQAAVGARRRPPTGRG
- a CDS encoding DUF445 domain-containing protein; the protein is MNAEGDRSAEVTPTGVATGAVRFTAADEVKRRGVRRMKALATGLLLLATAVYALARWAEAAGAGAWAGYVETAAEAGMVGALADWFAVTALFRRPFGLPIPHTAIIPTKKDVFGRSLGEFVGENFLAAQVVRERLRALRIGRRAGQWLAAPGSAERVTTEASAALRGVLAVLRDEDVQAVVGEAVTRRVAAQQVAQPMGRMLGRVVADGGHQGMVDLVARRLHDWLVEHREEVVQRIAEESPGWTPKFIDHQVGVRVHKELLRFAGEVRDDPHHPARGAVDSFLTDFAQELRTDPETIGRVERAKTQLLARPEVQELIASSWSAVRSLVLDAAEDEDSELRRRIRDGVRSFGERLASDARLQGKVDGWLEDAAGYVVATYRDEITSLISDTVAGWDAVEASRKIEANVGRDLQFIRINGTVVGALAGLLIHTVSVLVGG
- a CDS encoding Gfo/Idh/MocA family oxidoreductase, with amino-acid sequence MPATVRVGLVGFGLAGSAFHAPLIATTPGMRLDAVVTASPERRAQLHREHPGARAVDTPEQLLATPLDLVVIASPNRTHVPLARAALDAGRPVVVDKPLAATAAEATALTDLAEQRGLLLTVFQNRRWDNDFLTARRLISTGALGTVHRFESRFERWRPQIKTGWRELPDPAEVGGTMYDLGSHLVDQALTLFGPAATVYAEIDTVRPGAAVDDDSFIALTHTSGVRSHLWMSATAALLGPRLRVLGDRAGYVKHGLDPQEADLRAGRRPGDGSPWGVEPETAYGTLGTTDSAHPVPTEPGDYPAFYRGVAAALRDGTPPPVDPRDAVAALAVLEAARRSSATRTTVDIPRA
- a CDS encoding roadblock/LC7 domain-containing protein, with product MSSQAPSEALVDELTSLRERVMGIAESLISTADGLLVTGDTATVQPESVAALSAAALALGRRTAAEVGFGGLRDVVSRCNRGYVVVLAIGDHALLVVLGDEGLDIAALHRECPTTIDRLDKLLTANAA
- a CDS encoding adenosine deaminase, coding for MPGSFERKIREEEGTEVDAFIAGMPKAELHVHHVGSASPRVVAELAARHEGTSRVPTDPELLAEYFTFRDFAHFIELYLSVVDLIRDADDVRALTYGVAEDMARQNIRYAELTVTPYSSVRRGIPDVAFMEAIEDARKSAEAELGVVLRWCFDIPGEAGLESAEETARLALDLAPEGLVSFGLGGPEIGVPRPQFKPYFDRARAAGLHSVPHAGETTGPQTVWDALRELGAERIGHGTQAVRDPRLVDYLGEHRIPLEVCPTSNLATRAVERIEDHPIRQMVDAGLLVTVNSDDPPMFGTDLNTEYGVAARLLGLDEAGVAGLARNAVEASFMDAGAKARLVGEIDAYLAGWVGGGGR
- a CDS encoding DUF6412 domain-containing protein → MQLITAALGLTWNALGQLLLAPTGLTALAAAATLALLAGLISGTLATARLLGASAPHAVRDRALRRRAWRTAFLPQRDPDARGRSRPRAPSTAAPTAA
- a CDS encoding YidC/Oxa1 family membrane protein insertase produces the protein MSIFSILDPAVGLAHNAVAGLAHAVPTAAAIVIFTVCVRLLLHPLARAAARGEKSRARLAPQITEIRRRHGRDPERLQQALAELYRKENASPLAGCLPMVLQLPFFSVMYRLFTHPTAAGAPDDLLHHTLFGVPLGSHVTAAHGPQQLLVFLTLYAALAAVAAVSFRRARRTAKTAPTPTPATPHATPHDPTAQVAALAPYLSFGTVLFAALVPLAAGLYLLTTTAWTVTERALLHRATHHPHPSPATTPAATTPAATTPAATTTT
- a CDS encoding DUF4388 domain-containing protein: MTGPTASQTPRNVPTLLARLREQQFSGTVTISGTPGGTLHLRDGLVGAVETPGAPSAETVLLRSRRISEVDWTAARTTGRAGGGLAAALVAGGSIGAADLEVLCTAAVFDGVFAMALSPSGSWQVDDSAVPAELVAHPGIEPQQLTREASRRVALLSRLWGPPRELAGVRVRPTSRAESPTVPLAPRYRDILLSANGRRIPRDIAFALGRGVFPVMLDLVRMSARHLVQLEIPGTATTVPSVAPRTAGTGEPPSAAASPLPRRMPGVRLPSPAPSEAARLSTAAGADPAASPPFGARDGEDGEDAG